A stretch of DNA from Spirosoma endbachense:
TCGCCATAGTTGGGATGCAGCTTGTGTACGTTCAGATCCATCACATCCTTGGCCGCTTTGGCCGAAACATCCCACTTACCATTGTACAGGGCCGTCCGGGCTTTGGTCGCCAGAGCGGCCCCTTTGGTAGCCCGGCCAACATTTTTGGCATCGTAAGTAACCGGCAGATCCTTAGCCGCTTCATCCAGTTCGCTAAAAATAAACGTGACACAGTCTTCCTTGCTGGCTTTTGGAATCTGCGAATCCGATAGTCCTACTGTTTTGGTAACCAGAGGCACACCGCCGAACAATTCGATCAGGTAATGGTACATGTAGGCGCGGACAAATCGGGCTTCTGCCCGGTAACGGGCTTGCAGCGTAGCATCCATTTTGCCATCCAGCTTACCCATATTGTCCAGAATGAAATTACAGCGGCCGATAATTTTATACGAGTTGTCCCAGACGGATTTCACAAATCCGTTGTTGCTGTCGTGGCTGCCTTTTCCGAGCTGTTGCAGGGTGCTGTTGTTCCGATCCCAGCCGAGATCAGTACAATCATCGAGCAGCAGTTGGGTAGGCATTGCATCGGTGGGATGAAAGTTCATGCCTTTGTAGCAGCCATTTACGGCCAGTTCAAGTTCGCTGGCGTTGGCAAAATAAGACTGATCGGCTGGGCCTTCCAGCGGAAAACGTTCGAGGTAATCTTCGCAGGCCGTCGTGCTCAGCATCAGGCAGACCAGCAAAAACCAGTAGTGTATCTTTTTCATTCGTTATGATGTCTTTGAAAGTAGCTATAAATCACGCTGGCCTTAGAAACTGGCATCGATCCCAAAACTGACCATTTTTACCTGTGGGTAACTGCGTCCCGTTCCGACCGGCGACTCGACGTCGTAGCCGTTCCAGAATTTATCCCAGGTCAGTAGGTTTTGGCCGTTGACGAAAAACCGTACGTTACTGATGCCCGCCCGCTGGGTCAGTGCCGTGGGGAGCGAATAACCGAGCTGAATATTTTTCAGGCGCAGATAGGCCGCATTCCGCAACCAGAAACTGGAGATCTTTTCGTTGTTCGATTCGCTGAAAGCCAGGCGGGGAAAAGTTGCATTCGGATTTTCCGGCGTCCAGTGATCCTTATGCTGCTCCTGCACCGTTCCACCGAGGAAAAACGGCATGATGCCCTGCTCGTTCAGCAGCCCGTCGGCCTGGCCAACTCCCTGGAGCACAATGTTCAGGCTAAAGCCTTTGTAGTACCCATTCAGCGTAGTCCCATATGTAAACCGGGGAATTGTGCTTCCAAGTACTACGTTGTCGTCGCCGTTGATAATCCCATCGCCGTTCTGGTCTTTGTATTTAATATCGCCGGGTTTGATCACCCCAAATTGCTGGGCATGGGAAGCGACTTCGTCGGCCGTTTGGAAAAGACCCTCCGCCTGCAAACCGTAAATGGAGCCAATTGGATACCCTTCCCGATTCACGGTCAAACCTGTCTGGTTGACGCCCCGCAGATCAACTACTTTATTTTTTACGTCCGAAAGATTAAATCCGATATCGTAGCGAAAATCCCGGACAGCACCTTTATACGTCAAACCCAGTTCCCAGCCCTTGTTTTCGACGATACCCGCATTTTGAAACGGTGCTCCCAATCCAATAATCGTCGGTACATCCAGTCTAAGCAAAATGTCACGCGTTTGCTTGTAGTAGTAATCGGCCGTTATGGACAATCTTGAAAATAATGTTGCATCCAGTCCGATATCTGTCATCTCGGTAGTTTCCCAGGAAATATCGGAGTTGGCCAGCGTATTCAGCGCCACTACGTTAACGATCTGCTTGCCCAGCGAATAGGGACCAAATTGCAGTGACGACATAAACGGATAATTACCGCCTGGAATATTCTGATTGCCTAACTGTCCCCACGATCCGCGCACCTTCAATTCATTGACAACCTTCAGCAATGGCTGCATGAACGATTCCTGCGATATGCGCCATCCCGCCGATACCGACGGAAAAAATCCGTACTTATGCCCACTGGCGAACCGGGACGAACCGTCATAACGAGCATTGGCTTCCAGCAGGTACTTCTGCTTGTAATCATAGTTTACACGACCAAAAAGGGATTGCAGCGCCCATTCCGACGCGCCCCCCGTTGTCCGCTGAATGTCGGACGCACCCGCATTAATTACCTGATAGTCAGGCAACAAATACCCTTCCCGATAGGCCGAGTTGTTATCGTTCCGAAAATCTTCACGGGAAAAACCGACCAGTACTTTCAAGCCGTTTTCGCCGTAGGTCTTGTCAAACGTAAGGGTTCCACGCAGGGTGGTGTACAACGATTGGTTGGTCGATTCGGTCAGGGAGCTTTTGGCTGGTGCCAGGAAACTCAGTGTACCATCCGGTTTGTAGGCCTGGATAGCCTTGTTAAAGTTCTTATCGGTCGATAAAGCGAATTTCGGAGCATAGGCTACCTCCGCCGTCAGCCCTTCGATGGGCTTGTAAACCAGGGCGGCATTCACCAGCACGTAAGGGCTGTTGTTTTTCTTCGTGCCCCCATCCCTCGACATGGCAATCGGGTTATCGCCGTTCCAGCCGTCGCCCCAGGTGCCATTGGAATTGATACCGATCTGATTGGCCGGAATCCGGTTCATCCAATGAAATACTTCTTCGGAACCCCGGCCCGGCTCGATGGTCGTAGCGGCCACAAGTTGCAGATCGGCGCGGGCACTGAATTTCTTCGAAAACTGAATATCCGTATTATTCCGCAGGGTGAACCGCTTGAAACTGGAGTTCGCTATAATCCCTTTCTGATCCAGATAACCTACCGATGTCAGGAAACGAATCTTTTCACTCCCACCATTGACGCTCAAAAAATGGCTTTGCTGCAAACCGGAGCCCGTCAGTACTTCCTTTTGCCAGTCGGTATCCGGATATAAATCCCGATTGGTTGACCCTTCTGTACGGTATTTCTGGATCAGGGCATCGGCATACAATGGCGAACGACCCACATTGACATAGGCTTCATTGGTCATTAGCATGTGGTCGATGGCATTTGCCATTTTGGGCAGATTAGTGGGTGTCTGCCAGCCGATGTAGTTGTTATAATTGACTGATATCCGGCTTCCTTTGGCCCGTTTTGTCGTTACCAGAATAACGCCATTGGCAGCCCGAGCACCATAAATAGAACCCGAAGCTGCATCTTTAAGAATGGAGATCGATTCAATCAGGTTCGGGTCGATGCTATTTATAGAGCCCTCGATGCCATCAATCAAAACCAGCGGGTCAGGACTACTTCCGAATTCGCCCCCAATGGTTCCAACGCCCCGAATCCGAATCGTTCCGCCATCGCCCCCTGGTCTGCCTGACCGCTGAAACACCGTAACGCCCGGCATTAACCCCTGCAGAGCGGCCGATGTCTGTCCAACGGGTCGGCGGGTTATCTCTTCACTGGAAATGGATGATACTGCACCCGTGAGGTTTACTTTTTTCTGGGTTCCGTACCCCACAACGACCACCTCCGACAGTGCTTTGGTGTCGGTTGCTAGCTTTACACCGACGGTGGTACGCTTACCAACCAATACTTCCTGCGACAGGTAACCGACAAAACTGAACACCAGCACGGCATTCTCGTCAGGAACATTCACCTGATAAAAGCCCTTGCTGTCGGTGTTCGTACCACGGGTCGTACCTTTCAGGATTACGCTCACGCCCGGCAAAACAGCTCCCGTTTCGTCCGTTACAGTTCCGTTAACGCTCAGATCGGCCACGTCTGGTTGTTGTGGCACGGGTAGCTGCGACACATGGATAACAGTTGGTTCGTCAGATAGAGCAGTCGGCTTACCGGATTCTGCCGGTTCCGTTCCCTCGTTTGAAACTGTTGATTTTTCGCGACGGGCTTCGGTGATCACGTAGGTATCTTTCCGAATTTTCCGAACCCGCAAACCCGTATGTTTCAGGAGTTGATGCAGATTTTTCTCCAGCGAAAGGTTCAGATTCAACGCATCTGCGGAGACATTTTTGCCGACCATGATCTGGTCCTCAAAGACAATTTCGACCCGATAATGCCGCTGCAAATCGAGTAAAACATGTTTGAGTTGCGTTTGACTGCTTCGGCCGGCGGACCGTTGCATAACCTGTGCCGACGCGAGTGTCTGGCTAAAGACGTTTATTGGATAATTGGTCAATAAAACAGCCAGAAAACTTAAGTGGTAAACGGTTTTCTTCATGTGGTCTAATCGTATAAAGAGGCAGAATAATTAGTTGTCTTTCAGGAGGAGGGTATTTTCGGTGGAATCGACACGGAGTCGGGAGGTCGCCGTCAGCAGTTCCAGGAGTTCACTACCGGTTCGGGCCCGGAAATTCCCGGAGATGGTTCGGTGAGCAAGCGAATCATCCGTAATTTCTACGTTAACCCCGAAGTGTTCGCCTATCAGATAGCAGACTTCCCACAAAGAGGTATTCCGGAAAAGGAACAGATGCTCCTGTTGTGCGGTCAGGGCCTTCACCGGGGCCAGTTTTCGTAATTGAATCGTACCTTGTTGACTCAACATGACCATTTCACCGGGCTTCATCATGACTTGCTGCTCCTTCGTTTCCGTTTTGTAATCGACCCTGATTTTTCCACGGTCCAGCACGACGTTGGTCCTTTGCTTCCGGGCATACACCGTAAATTCCGTACCCAGCACTTCGACCTGAAACTGATCGGATGTTTTGACCACAAATCGCTGATGATCTGGCTTGTGTGTTACCGAAAAACGCCCTTCACCTGTTAGCAGTACCTGCCGGACATCAGTCTGAAAACCAAAGCGGGGCACCCGAAGCGACGAATTGGGTTTCAGGTTAACATCGGTTCCATCGTCGAGCCGGATTGTTTGCTCCTGAAAAGCAGTCGTCTGATAGGTTTGGTACAGGAATCTGTTTCGCAATGGACTCAGGACCAGCCCAATGGCGATCAAAACCGTTGCGGCTACCAGATAGGGTTTCCATCCCCACAATTGGAAAGGTGAATGTCGCATCGGCAGCACGTTTTCGCCTGCTTCCGGTGCTTCAGCCTGCTCCAGACGCTGCGTTAGTTTGTCAAAGGCAGCTTCCTGATCAGGTATAAATTGCAACGAGCGCATTTCCCATTCGAGCAGCCAGCCATGGAAGGTTTCGGCATTGTCTGGATTTTTCAGCCATTCCTCAACCAGTTGTCGTTCGAGCGGGTTGGCCTGTCCAGCCAGATAGGTGAACAGGTTATGTTTCGATAACGAATGATTCATATTCGTAGAATTTGAACGAGAGACTTCGAAAGCCGTATTTCCCCTTAGTTCACTAGAAAAAAAGATTGAGTAAACACAGCAGCAGGGTCCATTCTTCCCGCAATGTCTGGCGTAGGTGTTTGAGCGCCTTGGAGATGTGAACTTCAACGGTTCGGGGCGAAATCTGCAATTCAGCAGCAATCTCGTCGTACTTTTTGTTCTCGAACCGGCTCATCAGAAAGACCCGCCTGCACTGGACGGGCAACTGACTAATGGCCTCGTTAACGGCCAGAAAGAGGTTATTGAAATGAACTTCCGAATCGGGTTGGGGCTGATTGCTCGGCAGATGGTTTTCGGTGGCCGACTCAATCGAATCTGTTTTGCCGAATTCTTTGCGCAGATGCGTATAGGCTTCGTTTCGAACCGCCGTGAACAAATAACTGATGTAGGACGAGTGTATTTTCCGGTAAGCTTCCGATCGATAGAACTGATAAAATACTTCACTCACCAGATCTTCCGCCAGTTGCCGGGAATACACAAATCGAACGGCGTGGCTGCACAAAGGCGTATAATAGTGCCTGAACAGCAACTCAAATCCTTTGCGTGGCTCCTGTTCAAAAGCTTTTCGCAGAAAAAGTTCTGAATCATATACCGTCGACATCGGCTTTTCTCCGTTTACTGAAGGCGAAGACCAGGGGTCGGGCGAGGGGTTAGTAGACAATACTGTAAAGGTAGCCATTGACTCGGAATTGCTTAAACGAATCAAAGACTTAATTGTACAATTTTACCCTTACTGGTTTTCAAAAAAAAGTGATTTATTTCTCAAAAAACGTCAAATAAACGAGTTGAGGGGTGTGAACCACAATCTGTTTCTCTGGTTAGACTAACCGGTTTTGGTATAGTGAGTAGCCCCTGCTCTATTTTGATTCAAGCGTGTTTTACGTGCCAACAGCAGAAGCCTGAGTCGTATGGCTCAGGCTTCTGCTGTTGGCACGTGTTGATTCCGAACGCTTTTATGGAGAAACTGCAAGTTACTAACCAGCATCTGGCAAAGTAGCGAGTGTTGCCCTTGTTGCACCAGTAATTTCACCCGTAGTTGCATTCTGTATAAAGCCGATGACCTCCCAGTCCTGTTGCGTAAAGCCAGCAGGAAGCTTAATCGTGCTCTGTCCTTTTTTCTGAGGGGTTAAGGTCACCTGATGCAATCCGCGTACAATCTGAGCATGCGATAGCGTGCGCCCGCCATTTTCACCACTGCGGACTTTACTACTGGCCATTTTTTGTACAACTGCAAGCAGTAGCCGATCGGAAGTTGACCCTCCGGTTACCTGATAATTTACAGTCAATCGTTCACCATGTTGTTGAGTCTGAAGGGCAACACTGCCCAACGACGCGGCTGACAATGATCCGTTTATGGCATTACGGAGAGCGCTTTCGTCTGATCCAACATATCCGGCTTTCCCGTTCACGATAACCTGTGGCGTATAAATTTGCGGTTCGTTGAGCCAATGGCTATACGCTACCTGCCGCCTGGAATAATCGGGACTACTAAAGCTATCTTTCCACCCAAGGCGGTCCCAATAGTCGACGTGATAAGCCAGTACGAAAACGGGTTTGTCTCTTGACTCTTTTTGAATGTTAGCCAGCAAATCATCCGCTGCCGGGCAACTTGAACAGCCTTCGGAAGTAAACAGCTCGATCAAGGCAAACCCTTTACCACCTACGGGTGGTTCGAATTTCGTTTTACCATTAATAAAGTCAGTTACTAGTAGAACCAGCATCAAAAGACTGGCAATGAATGTCAAAACGTTAATGGATTTCATGGTTTCAGTTTTTATTTTTTTACTTGGCAGTAGTCTCTTCAAAGCCTCCTGGTTAGCACCTATGGGATGACTGGACTGGTATTGTGGGAGTAATTTGAACCTCGCCAATCAATAACTGTCTACGTCAAAAATTGCCTTGGCAAAGGCTTCTGGGGCTTCCTGGGGAACATTGTGGCCAATGTCCTTCAGGATTCGGTGCGAATACCTGCCGGTGAATTTCTTTTTGTAAGATGCTCCGTCGGCGGCCGCTCCATCGAAATCACTGGCAATAGTAATCGTGGGAACCGAAATGACAGGACCGGTAGAAAGTCGTCTTTCCAGATCGTCAAAGTTCGATTCGCCTTCAGCCAGACTCAGACGCCAGCGGTAATTGTGGATCACAATGGCGACGTGATCCGGGTTGTCGAAAGAAGTGGCCGTGCGCTTGAAAGTGGCTTCATCGAAGTCCCATTTCGGGGAGGCATTCTTCCAGATGAGCTTGTTAAAATCGTTCCGATTTTCGCTGTAGCCGATTTTGCCGCGCTCTGTAGCGAAGTAATACTGGTACCACCATCCATATTCGGCATTAGGTGGCAATGGCTGCTGGTTCATTATCCGATTAACGATCAGATACCCACTCACGGAGACCAGCGCTTTGCAGCGTTCAGGCCAGAGAGCAGCCAGGATGTTGGCGGTTCGTGCTCCCCAATCGAAACCGGCGACGACTGCCTTTTCGATCCTGAGCGCATCCATCAACGCAATGGTATCCACCGCAAAGACGGATTGCTGCCCATTCCGTAACGTTTCAGTTGACAGGAAACGCGTTGTACCAAAGCCGCGCAGATAGGGCATGATTACCCGGAAACCTTTTGATACCAGTATAGGCGCTACATCGGCGAAACTATGAATATCGTAGGGCCAGCCGTGCAGGAGAATGACAACAGGCCCATTAGCGGGCCCAACTTCTGCGTAGCCAATACTCAGTACGCCCGCATTTATCTGCCTGATGGGGCCGAACGGTGCGTCTGAGCTTTGCTTATTCGTGGTAGACCCTATTGGTTTTACAGTTTCAGATTGTGCATTCGCAACACTAAACAAGCCGAGCTGAGTGGCGGCAAGGGTCAAGACCGAAGTACCTAAAAAGTGGCGACGGTCAACTTTGGCTTGATTTTCCATTTGACAATTGTTACTAAGTTTAATTCTGATCAAACTTATTCCATTCGTCAAATCGGAAACAGCGTTTCAGGGGCTAACCGGGCATTTTGATCGGCCAGTTGGACAGTTTTACTGCCCAGTTGCCAGTGAGTGTTTTTGTTCTGTAGTGCCCTCAATTGCTACAAAACAATTATCGATTTTCGAGCCAGCTTAAAAAAGTTGGTGCTTTTTCCTTATTGATCAACAATTTATCGGGCGTCGGGATAACCAGTTTTACGTATAGTTTACGCATAAAATAATGTTCTACTTCCTTTACTGCGCTAAAATTGACGATGTACTGCCTGTTCAATCGGAAGAACTGGCTGGGTGACAATAGACTACTGATCTGATCGAGCGACTGATTGACCGTGTACTCCTGTAGATCGAAGCACTTGATCGTAGATAGCTCGTTTCTGATATAAAAGAAAGCAATACTATCTGTGGCAACGGTGATGTATTTATTGTTTTTAAATACCAGAAAACTCTTTTTCCCGGTTGGTGGTGTAAGTTGAGCCAACAGATCATTCAGGCCGGCAATGGCACTCTGCTGGAAAAATGAACGAAGTTCATCGACTTTCCTGAAGGCGTCGATGATATCATTTTTTGAAAATGGTTTTAGTACATAATCAACGCTATTCGCTTTAAATGCTTCCAGCGAGTACTCGTCAAACGCAGTACAAAAAATAATAGGGCACGAAATTTTAACCGTTTTAAAAATCTCGAAACATAAACCATCCGAGAGCTGGATATCCATGAATATAAGGTCGGGCTGATTGTTCTCAGTTAGATACTTCTGAGAGCTTTCAATACTCTGAAGTTTTGCAATTACATTAGCCTCTGGCCTGACCTCTGCTATGATCGTTTCAAGCGATCGGGCCGCCTTTAACTCGTCTTCAATGATGATGATGTTCATGAATGATCGGGAGTTTAATTTTGAAGGTATTATCGAGGGATATGACCTCTATCTTCCTGTCTAACAGATGATTATACCGCTGTTTGATATTTTGGAGCCCAACGCCTAATGAAGACTCCTCGCTTCTTTTTAATTGCAGTTGGTTCTCAATAACGAGTGTATCATTTTCGGTATACAGTTTAATATGCAACGGCCGTTCCAGTGATACGATGTTGTGTTTAATGCAGTTTTCGATCAGTAACTGCAAAGTAAACGGGGGAATAAGCGTATTGAGATACTGTTCATCAATGGTCTTTGTAAATATAAAGCCTTCCTCAAACCGTGCTTTCAACAGAAAGTTATAGGCCTCTACGATTTCCAGCTCTTCCGACAAATGAATCAGGTCTAATTTGCGACTCTCTAAGGTAAATCGATAGAAGTTTGCCAGTTTCAGAATAAAATCCACCGAATTCTTATCCCCACTTTCAACCATAACTTTCAATGTATTCAGGCTATTGAAGAGGAAATGAGGATTGATCTGCTGTTTAAGCAATTCATACTGCGCTCCCAGATTATCGGCCGTTGTGCGTTCCAGTTCGATATTTACCTGCTGATTCCTGTAGTTCTGATAGAGCAGATGCAGAAGCATGTAAAAAACCAGGTTAATGAGTATCCCCCTCACCTCAACCATCAGCATTACGGGTCCGAAATTGATATGTGCCAACAGGAGTTGCTGTAGAGAAGCTAACCCCAACATGACCACCATACCAACAAACAGACTGCTTAAAAGCCGATAGTATGAAATGGTCCTGTTTCCGTATTGTGAGTAGTGTTTGGGTAGCGTGTATAGGTTATAATACCATACAAACAGAGAAAACAGACAGGTAATGGCCGAGTTGACCGCTGCCTCCGCAGCGTTGAAATGCCGCTCAGCTATCTGAGGTACAGATGATAATATACCCAGGAAAATTGAACTGGTCCATATGATTCCAGGAGAGATTTTAAAGTTTGTATTTCTCATTGACTAATATATTGGGGATACAAAACCAGCCAGCACAAAGCTTAACTTCCTCGCTCGTTAAAGCAAGAACGATTTATGTAGAATTCTGTGATTGAGCACAACCGTTGCGTTCGCTATCTGCCAGCTCCGGCTAAAAAATAGCCTGCCGTGTTATCACGGCAGGCTATCTATGTATGATTAGTCGGTTTACAGCAGATTAATCACAACGTTAATGTTTCCTCGGGTAAGTTTCGAATAGGGACAGGTCTCGTGTGCCGTTTTAACCAATGTCTGAGCAACGTCACGGTCCAGTCCGGGTAAGCTCACAGTAAGACGAGCCTGAAGGAAATAAGCTCCAGCCGTGTTAGCCAGGTCAACTTCCGCATCGATGGCGAGGTCTGCCGGGAGTTTAATCTTCATGTCGCGGGCTGCAATCCCCATCGCTCCTTCGAAACATGCCGACCAGCCAGCAGCGAATAGTTGCTCGGGGTTGGTACCAATGCCCGGCGTTCCCGGCGACGAGAGCTTAATATCCAGTCGTCCATCCGAGCTTCTGGAAGCGCCATCCCGACCGCCGGTCGTATGGGTTTTGCCGGTATAGAGCACTTTCCCAACTTCATTTATGTTGATTTCTTCGAAAATTTTTGTCGAATCCATGGTTAATACTTCGAGTTCGTTCGTTTCCATTGTTTTAAGAATCAAGTCTGATTGTTTTCTCAAAAGTATTCTTCCAGCACACGGAGCTCAATCACGAAGTGTGGCAACCGGACAAAGTTGACCGTGAAGTAGACACTTCCAGGTTCGACTATTTTTATTTGATGGGGTGAGATAACACACCCTCTCCTCCTGCCCAACTCTTGATTCGGTTTGAACTACAATTTGGCTGCACCAAATACTCCGCAACAAATAAGGGTGTTCACTTCGCACTGCGCGAGGTGAACACCCTTGAGATTATATCAATAAAATCCGGCTAAACCAACAACATTAATTCTTCCGGGAACGATCACACCTGAATGCCGGGGCCTCCGTATTGGGCAAGATTTTAACTAACGATCTCTTCTGTCTGTAACTTTTTTAGTAATACTTCCAGCTCCCTTTTTTTGACCGTGTAGATGCGATGCTCCCAGCCGCTGGCGAAATAGACCAGGACAAAAAAGATCATGAGGACAACTAAAAGCCACCCTGATTTTCCACCCTCCCAAACACTAAGCAGGCTAAGGGCGCCAATGGGAACAATATTCCAACGCAGCAGCCGTGACAGGCGAACCTGGTAAGTAGCCATTGAGATCGCTTCATTCAGCTCGCCCAGCATCGAACGATCAAACGTCGTTTCACTTTTAAGCCGACGAATCCGACTGACAATAACAAATAAGGCAGTCACAAGCATCCAGCCAGCCATTACATACATAAACAGGTTCTCAGGGCGCTTAAAGAAATTGATTCCAAGCACAATGCTCCCGGCACCCAGATTCACCAAAATTGCGAGTAACTCACTGAAATTAGTGATATGATGAGCCTGGTTCTTTTTTGCCAGAATGCGTTTATGCAACCCGTTTTCATTGATCACCCAGAGTGGTTCCTTTGTCTGGGAATCCCAGATTTTTTGCAGTTCGTCAAATTCCATGATAATCCTGTTGTTTAGATTTAGAGATGAGTAGTTTCTTGATGCGATTGATTTTCACGCCAACATTTGATTCCGTGATTCCCAATATTGTCGCCATCTCTTTGTAGCTGAACCCATCCAGAAGCAATAGGGAAAGCGAACGATCTATCTCATCGAGTTTGTAAATTTCTTCATAGAGCCAGGTCAGACGTTCATCGAACTGAATGGCAGGCCCCTGTAAAATAGGCGGAAGCTGGTCAAGAGTTTCGGTGCTTTGGGTATGTTTCCGTTCTTTATTGGCCCATTTAATGGCCGTATTTAGCGCAATACGGTAAATCCAGGTGGTGGTTGACGACTGCTGACGGAAGGAAGGAATGGAATGCCATACCTGAATGATGATCTCCTGAAAAAGATCATCCTGGTCCATGGCTGTAACGGCATAAGCCCGTACTACTTTAAACAGCAATGCCTTATATTGGCCAAGCCACTGGGTAAAGGTTTGATTCTGTTCTAGTTCACTCATGACACCCGGTATTTACTCTATTAGTACTCATCAGGGAGTGAATTCTTACAAGTCTATAAAAATTAGCGATGATTTTTACGGTTTTACCCTCCCACCTCATCCTATATCCAGCGCCTTCGTTCGTTAGGAGTGATTAGCCAAAGTCGGATAATACTGAGAATCCGTCTGGGTTCTCTATAAGTTGACATAAGAAAGGCCGTCAGACTGGAATTTAGGGTGTAGAGTCACCCAAGTCCCAACCTGACGGCCTTTCGCCAGCTAGCTGTCTGATCTTAATTATCAGTGATTATTTCGTCACATCCTTGTTGCCATTCCAGGTCTGATGATTGATACTCAAAATCACCCCTTTCTTTTCCAGTGCCGTTTTTAAGGAATTGTAGGCCAAATCCTGCACGGCTTT
This window harbors:
- a CDS encoding SusC/RagA family TonB-linked outer membrane protein, whose amino-acid sequence is MKKTVYHLSFLAVLLTNYPINVFSQTLASAQVMQRSAGRSSQTQLKHVLLDLQRHYRVEIVFEDQIMVGKNVSADALNLNLSLEKNLHQLLKHTGLRVRKIRKDTYVITEARREKSTVSNEGTEPAESGKPTALSDEPTVIHVSQLPVPQQPDVADLSVNGTVTDETGAVLPGVSVILKGTTRGTNTDSKGFYQVNVPDENAVLVFSFVGYLSQEVLVGKRTTVGVKLATDTKALSEVVVVGYGTQKKVNLTGAVSSISSEEITRRPVGQTSAALQGLMPGVTVFQRSGRPGGDGGTIRIRGVGTIGGEFGSSPDPLVLIDGIEGSINSIDPNLIESISILKDAASGSIYGARAANGVILVTTKRAKGSRISVNYNNYIGWQTPTNLPKMANAIDHMLMTNEAYVNVGRSPLYADALIQKYRTEGSTNRDLYPDTDWQKEVLTGSGLQQSHFLSVNGGSEKIRFLTSVGYLDQKGIIANSSFKRFTLRNNTDIQFSKKFSARADLQLVAATTIEPGRGSEEVFHWMNRIPANQIGINSNGTWGDGWNGDNPIAMSRDGGTKKNNSPYVLVNAALVYKPIEGLTAEVAYAPKFALSTDKNFNKAIQAYKPDGTLSFLAPAKSSLTESTNQSLYTTLRGTLTFDKTYGENGLKVLVGFSREDFRNDNNSAYREGYLLPDYQVINAGASDIQRTTGGASEWALQSLFGRVNYDYKQKYLLEANARYDGSSRFASGHKYGFFPSVSAGWRISQESFMQPLLKVVNELKVRGSWGQLGNQNIPGGNYPFMSSLQFGPYSLGKQIVNVVALNTLANSDISWETTEMTDIGLDATLFSRLSITADYYYKQTRDILLRLDVPTIIGLGAPFQNAGIVENKGWELGLTYKGAVRDFRYDIGFNLSDVKNKVVDLRGVNQTGLTVNREGYPIGSIYGLQAEGLFQTADEVASHAQQFGVIKPGDIKYKDQNGDGIINGDDNVVLGSTIPRFTYGTTLNGYYKGFSLNIVLQGVGQADGLLNEQGIMPFFLGGTVQEQHKDHWTPENPNATFPRLAFSESNNEKISSFWLRNAAYLRLKNIQLGYSLPTALTQRAGISNVRFFVNGQNLLTWDKFWNGYDVESPVGTGRSYPQVKMVSFGIDASF
- a CDS encoding FecR family protein; this encodes MNHSLSKHNLFTYLAGQANPLERQLVEEWLKNPDNAETFHGWLLEWEMRSLQFIPDQEAAFDKLTQRLEQAEAPEAGENVLPMRHSPFQLWGWKPYLVAATVLIAIGLVLSPLRNRFLYQTYQTTAFQEQTIRLDDGTDVNLKPNSSLRVPRFGFQTDVRQVLLTGEGRFSVTHKPDHQRFVVKTSDQFQVEVLGTEFTVYARKQRTNVVLDRGKIRVDYKTETKEQQVMMKPGEMVMLSQQGTIQLRKLAPVKALTAQQEHLFLFRNTSLWEVCYLIGEHFGVNVEITDDSLAHRTISGNFRARTGSELLELLTATSRLRVDSTENTLLLKDN
- a CDS encoding RNA polymerase sigma-70 factor is translated as MATFTVLSTNPSPDPWSSPSVNGEKPMSTVYDSELFLRKAFEQEPRKGFELLFRHYYTPLCSHAVRFVYSRQLAEDLVSEVFYQFYRSEAYRKIHSSYISYLFTAVRNEAYTHLRKEFGKTDSIESATENHLPSNQPQPDSEVHFNNLFLAVNEAISQLPVQCRRVFLMSRFENKKYDEIAAELQISPRTVEVHISKALKHLRQTLREEWTLLLCLLNLFF
- a CDS encoding DUF1223 domain-containing protein; protein product: MKSINVLTFIASLLMLVLLVTDFINGKTKFEPPVGGKGFALIELFTSEGCSSCPAADDLLANIQKESRDKPVFVLAYHVDYWDRLGWKDSFSSPDYSRRQVAYSHWLNEPQIYTPQVIVNGKAGYVGSDESALRNAINGSLSAASLGSVALQTQQHGERLTVNYQVTGGSTSDRLLLAVVQKMASSKVRSGENGGRTLSHAQIVRGLHQVTLTPQKKGQSTIKLPAGFTQQDWEVIGFIQNATTGEITGATRATLATLPDAG
- a CDS encoding alpha/beta fold hydrolase, coding for MENQAKVDRRHFLGTSVLTLAATQLGLFSVANAQSETVKPIGSTTNKQSSDAPFGPIRQINAGVLSIGYAEVGPANGPVVILLHGWPYDIHSFADVAPILVSKGFRVIMPYLRGFGTTRFLSTETLRNGQQSVFAVDTIALMDALRIEKAVVAGFDWGARTANILAALWPERCKALVSVSGYLIVNRIMNQQPLPPNAEYGWWYQYYFATERGKIGYSENRNDFNKLIWKNASPKWDFDEATFKRTATSFDNPDHVAIVIHNYRWRLSLAEGESNFDDLERRLSTGPVISVPTITIASDFDGAAADGASYKKKFTGRYSHRILKDIGHNVPQEAPEAFAKAIFDVDSY
- a CDS encoding LytR/AlgR family response regulator transcription factor; translated protein: MNIIIIEDELKAARSLETIIAEVRPEANVIAKLQSIESSQKYLTENNQPDLIFMDIQLSDGLCFEIFKTVKISCPIIFCTAFDEYSLEAFKANSVDYVLKPFSKNDIIDAFRKVDELRSFFQQSAIAGLNDLLAQLTPPTGKKSFLVFKNNKYITVATDSIAFFYIRNELSTIKCFDLQEYTVNQSLDQISSLLSPSQFFRLNRQYIVNFSAVKEVEHYFMRKLYVKLVIPTPDKLLINKEKAPTFLSWLENR
- a CDS encoding sensor histidine kinase is translated as MRNTNFKISPGIIWTSSIFLGILSSVPQIAERHFNAAEAAVNSAITCLFSLFVWYYNLYTLPKHYSQYGNRTISYYRLLSSLFVGMVVMLGLASLQQLLLAHINFGPVMLMVEVRGILINLVFYMLLHLLYQNYRNQQVNIELERTTADNLGAQYELLKQQINPHFLFNSLNTLKVMVESGDKNSVDFILKLANFYRFTLESRKLDLIHLSEELEIVEAYNFLLKARFEEGFIFTKTIDEQYLNTLIPPFTLQLLIENCIKHNIVSLERPLHIKLYTENDTLVIENQLQLKRSEESSLGVGLQNIKQRYNHLLDRKIEVISLDNTFKIKLPIIHEHHHH